The Vibrio astriarenae genome contains a region encoding:
- a CDS encoding pyridoxal-phosphate-dependent aminotransferase family protein, whose amino-acid sequence MSIQSFFPPRRVLMGPGPSDISPQVLQAMSRPTIGHLDPLFINMMDEVKSLLKYAFQTQNEFTIAVSAPGSAGMEACFVNLIEPGDKVIVCRNGVFGERMRENVLRVGGEAVLVDDEWGKPVSVDKVEQAFADHPDCKLLAFVHAETSTGALSDAQALGALAKRHSALTIVDTVTSLGGVPLKVDEWQLDAVYSGSQKCLSCVPGLSPVTFSPAAIEKIQSRSTPIQSWFLDQSLVLGYWSGDGKRSYHHTAPVNSLYALHESLVLLQNEGLENAWQRHKAMHNKLKQGLESLGFEFVVDEAYRLPQLNAVYVPQGIDEAKVRSELLNVFNLEIGAGLGSLAGKAWRIGLMGYGASEQNVALCLKALEEKIK is encoded by the coding sequence ATGTCTATCCAAAGCTTTTTTCCCCCAAGACGTGTATTGATGGGCCCTGGTCCATCGGATATCTCCCCACAAGTTCTTCAAGCGATGAGTAGACCAACCATTGGTCACCTAGATCCATTGTTTATTAATATGATGGATGAGGTTAAGTCGCTTCTAAAATATGCTTTCCAAACACAAAACGAGTTCACGATTGCAGTTTCTGCTCCTGGCAGTGCCGGCATGGAAGCGTGCTTCGTCAATTTGATCGAGCCTGGCGATAAAGTCATTGTTTGTCGCAATGGTGTCTTTGGTGAACGCATGCGTGAAAATGTGCTTCGAGTCGGCGGTGAGGCCGTTCTGGTGGATGATGAGTGGGGTAAACCTGTTTCAGTTGATAAAGTAGAACAAGCCTTTGCAGATCATCCAGACTGCAAACTGCTTGCCTTTGTTCATGCAGAGACGTCAACGGGGGCATTGAGTGATGCACAAGCCCTGGGAGCTCTGGCTAAGCGTCATAGCGCTTTGACGATTGTTGACACGGTGACTTCATTAGGTGGCGTACCACTAAAAGTCGATGAGTGGCAGCTTGATGCAGTCTATTCAGGTAGCCAAAAATGTTTATCGTGTGTACCTGGATTATCACCTGTGACCTTTTCTCCAGCAGCGATTGAGAAGATTCAATCTCGGTCGACACCTATCCAAAGCTGGTTTCTAGATCAAAGCTTGGTGCTGGGCTATTGGAGTGGGGATGGCAAGCGCAGTTACCACCACACTGCACCAGTAAACAGTTTATATGCATTGCATGAGTCACTCGTTTTGCTGCAAAACGAAGGGTTAGAAAATGCTTGGCAGCGTCATAAAGCGATGCATAACAAATTAAAACAAGGTTTAGAGTCTTTGGGGTTTGAGTTTGTTGTGGATGAGGCCTATCGTCTCCCACAGCTCAATGCCGTTTATGTTCCACAGGGCATCGACGAAGCGAAAGTTCGTAGCGAGCTTCTCAATGTGTTTAATCTTGAAATCGGTGCAGGGTTAGGCTCGCTTGCGGGTAAGGCGTGGCGCATTGGTTTGATGGGCTATGGTGCCTCTGAGCAAAATGTGGCGCTGTGTTTGAAAGCACTTGAAGAGAAAATCAAGTAA
- a CDS encoding single-stranded DNA-binding protein, whose protein sequence is MASRGVNKVILVGNLGNDPEIRYMPNGGAVANITIATSESWRDKATGEQREKTEWHRVALFGKLAEVAGEYLRKGSQVYIEGQLQTRKWQDQNGQDRYTTEVVVQGFNGVMQMLGGRAQQGGGMPAGNQGGQQSWGQPQQPAAQAPRQPQQAAPQQNAPQQQPQYNEPPMDFDDDIPF, encoded by the coding sequence ATGGCTAGCCGTGGAGTAAACAAAGTTATCCTGGTCGGTAACCTGGGTAACGATCCTGAAATTCGCTACATGCCAAACGGCGGTGCAGTAGCAAACATCACTATTGCTACTTCTGAAAGTTGGCGTGATAAAGCGACTGGCGAACAGCGCGAAAAAACAGAGTGGCACCGTGTGGCGCTGTTCGGTAAGTTAGCGGAAGTTGCGGGTGAGTATCTGCGCAAAGGTTCGCAAGTTTACATTGAAGGTCAACTTCAAACGCGTAAATGGCAAGATCAAAACGGTCAAGACCGTTACACAACTGAAGTGGTTGTTCAGGGCTTCAATGGTGTAATGCAAATGCTGGGTGGTCGTGCTCAGCAAGGTGGCGGTATGCCAGCTGGCAATCAAGGTGGCCAACAGTCTTGGGGTCAGCCTCAGCAACCGGCTGCTCAAGCTCCACGCCAACCACAGCAAGCTGCGCCGCAACAAAATGCACCTCAGCAGCAACCGCAATATAATGAACCACCAATGGATTTTGATGACGATATTCCGTTTTAA
- the lysC gene encoding lysine-sensitive aspartokinase 3, with protein sequence MSTFNVAKFGGTSVANFEAMSRCASIIESHPSTRLVVSSACSGVTNLLVELANGVQDQEQRTSVLQQLADIHEAILSKLENGAEAASEVYAILDTVTSLAEAASIQSSTKLTDHLVACGELMSTHILAQLMRERGINATRFDIRDVLKTDSQFGRAEPDLEETAQQAQALLVPLCKEQVVVTQGFIGSNQDGDTTTLGRGGSDYSAALIAEAVQASGLEIWTDVPGIYTTDPRIAPKAAPISEISFSEASEMANFGAKILHPSTLVPALRHDIPVFVGSSREPEKGGTWIRHHAETSPLYRALALRNNQTMVTLRSAKMFHAYGFLAKVFEILAKHKISVDLITTSEISVSLTLDQTDTSGGAPQLPQAVREELEELCHVEVEHNLSVVALIGNNMSSSKGSAKQVFGTLEDFNLRMICYGASQHNLCFLLHESVAKQAIQRLHQELFEQ encoded by the coding sequence GTGAGCACATTCAATGTCGCTAAGTTTGGCGGAACAAGTGTCGCTAATTTTGAAGCAATGAGCCGTTGTGCCTCTATTATCGAGAGCCACCCATCAACCCGCCTAGTGGTCAGCAGTGCTTGCTCTGGTGTCACAAACTTGTTAGTTGAACTAGCAAACGGCGTACAAGACCAAGAGCAACGCACGTCAGTACTACAGCAACTGGCTGATATTCACGAAGCGATTCTATCTAAACTAGAAAATGGTGCAGAAGCGGCTAGTGAGGTGTACGCCATTCTTGATACCGTCACCAGCTTGGCAGAGGCGGCGTCTATTCAATCGAGTACAAAACTCACCGACCATCTTGTTGCCTGTGGTGAGCTGATGTCGACACATATCCTCGCTCAACTGATGCGCGAACGTGGTATCAACGCCACTCGTTTCGATATACGTGATGTGCTCAAGACGGACAGTCAATTTGGTCGCGCTGAACCGGATCTCGAAGAGACAGCACAACAAGCACAAGCGCTACTGGTTCCGCTTTGCAAAGAACAAGTGGTTGTTACACAGGGCTTCATTGGCTCAAATCAAGACGGCGATACCACAACACTAGGCCGTGGTGGTAGTGATTATAGTGCCGCGCTTATCGCAGAGGCTGTACAGGCTTCCGGCCTAGAAATTTGGACCGATGTCCCGGGTATCTATACGACTGACCCGCGAATCGCGCCAAAAGCGGCACCAATCTCTGAGATAAGCTTTAGTGAAGCCTCAGAAATGGCAAATTTTGGCGCAAAGATCCTTCACCCTTCTACGCTCGTGCCTGCCCTCAGACACGACATTCCTGTTTTTGTTGGATCTTCACGCGAGCCTGAAAAAGGGGGAACTTGGATTCGCCATCATGCGGAAACATCGCCTCTGTACCGTGCGCTAGCACTTCGCAATAATCAAACCATGGTAACTCTGCGCAGTGCCAAAATGTTCCACGCTTATGGCTTTTTAGCAAAGGTGTTTGAGATCCTGGCTAAACATAAGATCTCTGTCGATCTTATTACGACATCAGAGATCAGTGTATCACTCACCCTTGATCAAACAGATACCAGTGGTGGCGCACCTCAGCTTCCACAGGCGGTGCGTGAAGAGCTGGAAGAGCTTTGTCATGTTGAAGTTGAACACAACCTAAGTGTTGTCGCTCTTATTGGCAATAATATGAGCTCGTCAAAAGGCTCAGCGAAGCAAGTCTTTGGGACGCTAGAAGATTTCAACTTACGCATGATTTGTTACGGTGCTAGCCAACATAACTTATGCTTCCTTCTGCATGAATCTGTAGCCAAACAGGCAATACAGCGTTTACACCAAGAGCTGTTTGAACAGTAA
- a CDS encoding response regulator transcription factor, with protein MRGIYTRTLYFLCQNPEDNFMHINRLEACLKTKIYKTNPQGLCEEKPRHLNKIVILDYSSSSTLLKKLALLEIDIAEFDTILINVTKRLTTDELLKYGNLKGLFFKTETTDKIATGVREVINGQNWLPRKVTSQLLHYYRKTLKPPKPAVVVNLTASELQILRSLPNSSNKEIAETLCITEHTVKSHLYQIFRKLSVKKRSQAIAWADHYLLQD; from the coding sequence ATGAGAGGAATCTATACTCGCACTCTCTATTTTTTGTGTCAGAACCCAGAAGATAACTTTATGCATATCAATCGACTAGAGGCATGCCTAAAAACAAAAATTTACAAAACAAACCCACAAGGCCTTTGCGAAGAGAAACCTAGACACCTGAATAAAATAGTCATTCTTGACTACTCATCAAGCAGCACACTTTTGAAAAAGCTTGCACTGCTCGAAATTGATATTGCTGAGTTTGATACCATTCTCATCAATGTCACCAAAAGATTGACCACGGATGAACTGCTCAAATACGGCAATCTCAAAGGACTGTTTTTCAAAACAGAAACTACAGATAAAATAGCAACTGGGGTGCGAGAGGTGATCAATGGTCAAAACTGGCTTCCCAGAAAGGTCACCAGCCAATTACTCCACTACTATCGGAAAACTCTCAAACCACCAAAGCCTGCCGTCGTGGTTAATCTGACAGCTAGCGAGCTACAAATACTAAGGAGCCTACCGAACTCTTCGAACAAGGAAATTGCAGAAACTCTGTGCATTACTGAGCACACGGTTAAATCACATCTGTATCAAATATTTCGCAAACTCTCTGTTAAAAAGCGGTCACAAGCGATAGCATGGGCGGATCACTATCTGTTGCAAGATTAG
- a CDS encoding PglL family O-oligosaccharyltransferase, with amino-acid sequence MATIHVSGTQLEQSKPVIPLNQPFITCLALVFLLLMHVFMPNPGGSGLALSFNNTVWAGMSLAIGVGLYQISTNHYLRYNKFTVGLLIACGLLTIPILYPAAYAEGAATRLLGLWAGFVFFVVLQQFRFSNKDKQRILEYIILACLIESAIGFMQYFFLEPGNGLGYNTVANRPYGIFQQPNVMASFLATGLVLSGYLLARKNNKYSSLGDTAILYLTPLMTTPLLVVLSSRTGWLAALIGVALIIPYLLRFSTKRRAFTWIGLVILGVALGFSAAQSQQKSDFIGQKADLESPRRYTFPQALDMLIEKPFTGWGYGNFESTYTLYTARQHQINNNYPPGLPAMDHPHNETLFWGVEGGIVPLLGLIVAAVLTLTRMVQAKKGTRLALLALFVPILLHSQLEYPFYHSAIHWITLIVLLYWLDQRVIRTSTLHFSAITKSLLRIASILIPTLTIMYMASALHSNHVLTQYERSNPKEPEILERVSNPFAWKERYDWDVYVTYLDIGLQTGEKAYIQSYIDWSLNVIQNKPRPAFYKNLVLAHLGMGDELKAAQIRSEGEFLFPNTDFSTITYAGPSKAGSTVSNANSVSSERTTSAASE; translated from the coding sequence ATGGCCACAATTCATGTGAGTGGAACACAACTGGAACAGAGCAAACCCGTTATTCCTTTAAATCAGCCCTTTATCACCTGTCTAGCACTGGTTTTCTTACTGCTGATGCATGTTTTTATGCCTAATCCTGGCGGCTCAGGGTTAGCCCTCTCCTTCAACAATACCGTTTGGGCTGGTATGAGTTTGGCTATAGGGGTGGGATTATATCAAATCAGTACCAACCACTATCTGCGGTACAATAAGTTCACTGTTGGTCTGCTCATCGCATGTGGTCTTCTTACTATACCCATTTTATATCCAGCCGCTTATGCTGAAGGGGCAGCAACGCGCTTACTTGGCTTGTGGGCAGGATTTGTGTTTTTTGTTGTCCTTCAGCAATTTCGATTTAGCAACAAAGACAAACAGCGCATCTTAGAATACATCATTCTCGCCTGCCTGATTGAATCAGCCATCGGCTTTATGCAGTACTTCTTTTTAGAACCAGGTAACGGCTTAGGCTACAACACCGTTGCTAATCGCCCTTACGGCATCTTTCAGCAACCGAATGTAATGGCGAGCTTTCTTGCTACGGGCTTGGTCTTGTCTGGGTACTTGCTCGCTAGAAAAAACAACAAATACAGCTCGTTAGGTGATACCGCTATCCTTTACCTAACCCCGCTAATGACAACTCCGCTGTTAGTGGTTCTCTCATCGAGAACGGGTTGGTTGGCTGCTCTCATTGGGGTTGCCCTAATCATCCCTTACTTACTGCGCTTTTCCACTAAACGCCGTGCATTCACATGGATTGGCCTAGTGATCCTTGGTGTTGCGCTTGGGTTTAGCGCCGCTCAATCACAGCAAAAATCAGACTTTATTGGTCAAAAAGCCGATCTTGAAAGCCCGAGACGTTACACCTTTCCACAAGCGCTCGATATGCTGATTGAGAAGCCTTTCACTGGCTGGGGCTATGGTAACTTTGAATCAACCTACACTCTGTATACCGCCCGCCAGCATCAAATCAATAACAACTATCCTCCCGGTTTGCCCGCGATGGATCACCCCCACAACGAGACCCTCTTCTGGGGTGTAGAAGGCGGTATTGTCCCCTTGTTGGGCCTGATAGTAGCGGCTGTGCTCACACTCACTCGTATGGTTCAAGCCAAAAAAGGCACGCGACTAGCACTGTTAGCGCTATTTGTTCCGATACTGCTGCACTCCCAGCTCGAGTATCCATTTTATCACTCTGCGATACACTGGATTACCCTAATCGTTCTACTCTATTGGCTTGATCAGCGTGTGATCCGTACCAGCACTCTGCACTTCTCTGCCATTACCAAGAGCCTACTGCGTATAGCGAGTATCCTTATCCCAACACTGACGATCATGTACATGGCAAGTGCACTGCACTCTAACCATGTTCTAACACAATACGAACGCTCCAACCCCAAAGAGCCAGAGATCCTAGAGCGAGTATCGAACCCATTCGCATGGAAAGAGCGTTATGATTGGGATGTCTACGTTACCTATCTCGATATAGGCTTGCAGACCGGTGAAAAGGCTTATATTCAATCTTATATTGATTGGTCTCTTAATGTTATCCAGAACAAACCGCGACCAGCATTTTATAAAAACTTGGTGTTGGCACACCTGGGAATGGGTGATGAGTTGAAAGCGGCGCAGATACGCTCAGAGGGCGAATTTTTGTTCCCAAACACTGACTTTTCCACCATCACTTATGCTGGTCCCAGCAAGGCAGGTAGCACAGTCTCAAATGCGAATTCGGTGAGCTCTGAAAGGACAACGAGCGCAGCGAGTGAGTAA
- the galU gene encoding UTP--glucose-1-phosphate uridylyltransferase GalU, with protein sequence MIKKCLFPAAGYGTRFLPATKSMPKEMMPVVNKPLIEYGVEEAIQAGMNGMCIVTGRGKHSIMDHFDKNYELEHQISGTNKEELLVDIREIIDSANFTYIRQREMKGLGHAILTGRELVGDEPFAVVLADDLCVNEQEGVLAQMVALFKQFRCSIVAVQEVPEDETHKYGVISGEMIKDDIYRVDDMVEKPEKGTAPSNLAIIGRYILTPDIFELIENTEPGKGGEIQITDALLKQAKAGCVLAYKFKGKRFDCGSVEGYIEATNYCFENLYLKDEKAAELGKHATQKSS encoded by the coding sequence ATGATTAAGAAGTGTCTATTTCCAGCGGCAGGCTACGGTACGCGCTTTCTACCAGCAACAAAATCCATGCCTAAAGAGATGATGCCAGTCGTTAACAAGCCACTGATCGAATACGGCGTTGAAGAAGCAATTCAAGCCGGTATGAATGGCATGTGCATTGTGACCGGGCGTGGCAAACACTCCATCATGGACCACTTCGACAAGAACTACGAGCTTGAGCATCAAATCAGCGGTACCAACAAAGAAGAGCTGCTGGTTGATATTCGTGAGATCATTGACAGTGCAAACTTCACCTACATTCGCCAGCGCGAAATGAAAGGTTTAGGTCATGCGATTCTAACAGGCCGTGAACTTGTTGGTGATGAACCTTTCGCTGTGGTTCTGGCTGATGACCTGTGTGTGAATGAACAAGAAGGCGTTCTCGCTCAAATGGTTGCTCTGTTTAAACAGTTCCGCTGCTCAATTGTTGCTGTTCAAGAGGTGCCAGAAGATGAAACTCACAAGTATGGCGTGATCTCAGGTGAGATGATCAAAGATGATATCTACCGTGTTGATGACATGGTTGAGAAGCCAGAGAAAGGCACTGCGCCAAGCAATCTTGCCATCATCGGTCGTTACATTCTGACACCAGATATCTTTGAACTGATTGAAAACACAGAACCGGGTAAAGGTGGTGAGATTCAGATTACTGATGCGCTACTTAAGCAAGCAAAAGCGGGCTGTGTTCTAGCGTATAAGTTCAAAGGTAAGCGTTTTGACTGTGGTAGCGTAGAAGGCTACATCGAGGCAACCAACTACTGCTTTGAAAATCTTTACCTTAAAGATGAGAAAGCAGCAGAGCTTGGTAAACACGCGACGCAAAAATCTAGCTAA
- the uvrA gene encoding excinuclease ABC subunit UvrA, with product MDNIEVRGARTHNLKDIHLTIPRDKLIVITGLSGSGKSSLAFDTLYAEGQRRYVESLSAYARQFLSLMEKPDVDHIEGLSPAISIEQKSTSHNPRSTVGTITEVYDYLRLLYARVGEPRCPTHKVPLAAQTISQMVDKVIEMPEGSKMMLLAPIIKERKGEHVKTLENLAAQGFIRARIDGDICDLSDPPPLELHKKHTIEVVVDRFKVRDDLQQRLAESFETTIELSGGIAVVAPMDDEGEEVVFSANFACPHCGYSMQELEPRLFSFNNPAGACGTCDGLGVQQYFDPDRVIVDDSLSLAEGAIRGWDQKNYYYFQMLTSLASHYDFDLNVPFKSLSKPMKEVILKGSGRTEIEFHYVNDRGDIRVKRHPFEGILNTLERRYRDTESNSVREDLAKYISTKSCSSCNGTRLRIEARNVFINETTLPEIVELSIADALNFFQTLELEGQRAQIADKVMKEINDRLHFLVNVGLNYLNLSRSAETLSGGEAQRIRLASQIGAGLVGVMYVLDEPSIGLHQRDNERLLQTLTHLRDLGNTVLVVEHDEDAIRMADHVIDIGPGAGVHGGQVVAEGKVDDILANPNSLTGQYLSGEKAIIVPKERTPIDRKKVVKLSGASGNNLKDVTLTLPVGLFSCITGVSGSGKSTLINDTFFKIAHTQLNGATTQVPSPYKNIEGLEHFDKVIDIDQSPIGRTPRSNPATYTGIFTPIRELFAGTQEARSRGYKPGRFSFNVRGGRCEACQGDGVIKVEMHFLPDVYVPCDACKGKRYNRETLEVRYKGKTIDEVLEMTVEDAHDFFEPVPVIARKLKTLVDVGLSYIRLGQAATTLSGGEAQRVKLARELSKRDTGKTLYILDEPTTGLHFHDIQQLLTVLHRLRDHGNTVVVIEHNLDVVKTADWIIDLGPEGGQGGGQIIAEGTPEDVSEVEGSHTARFLKPMLK from the coding sequence ATGGACAACATAGAAGTTCGTGGGGCGAGAACCCACAACCTGAAAGATATTCATCTCACCATCCCTCGAGACAAACTGATTGTGATCACGGGTCTATCTGGCTCGGGTAAGTCTTCACTTGCGTTTGATACTCTATACGCCGAAGGTCAAAGACGCTACGTAGAGTCTCTCTCTGCCTATGCTCGCCAGTTCTTGTCTCTAATGGAAAAACCAGATGTTGACCATATTGAAGGCCTCTCTCCGGCGATTTCTATTGAACAAAAGTCAACGTCACATAACCCTCGCTCAACCGTCGGCACGATTACTGAGGTGTATGACTACCTACGCCTCCTATATGCCCGCGTTGGTGAGCCTCGCTGTCCTACTCACAAGGTGCCATTGGCTGCGCAAACCATCAGCCAGATGGTAGATAAAGTCATCGAAATGCCAGAGGGCAGCAAAATGATGCTGCTGGCTCCGATTATCAAAGAGCGTAAAGGCGAACATGTTAAGACACTTGAAAACCTAGCTGCACAAGGCTTTATCCGCGCTCGAATTGATGGTGACATCTGCGATCTTTCTGATCCACCACCTTTAGAACTGCATAAGAAGCACACAATTGAGGTGGTTGTCGATCGCTTTAAGGTTCGTGATGATCTTCAACAAAGGCTTGCCGAGTCGTTTGAGACGACTATTGAACTCTCTGGTGGTATTGCGGTTGTCGCCCCTATGGATGATGAAGGTGAAGAGGTCGTTTTCTCGGCCAATTTTGCTTGTCCTCACTGTGGCTACAGTATGCAAGAGCTTGAGCCACGTCTGTTCTCATTCAACAACCCTGCAGGTGCATGTGGCACATGTGATGGCCTTGGGGTACAGCAGTATTTTGACCCAGACCGAGTCATTGTCGATGATTCACTAAGCCTGGCTGAAGGAGCCATTCGCGGATGGGATCAAAAGAACTACTATTACTTCCAAATGCTGACCTCATTGGCGAGTCATTATGATTTCGATCTGAATGTCCCTTTCAAATCACTTTCGAAGCCGATGAAAGAGGTGATCCTCAAAGGCTCTGGTCGTACCGAAATCGAATTCCACTACGTTAATGATCGTGGCGACATTCGTGTAAAACGCCATCCTTTTGAAGGGATCCTCAACACGCTAGAGCGTCGCTACCGAGATACCGAATCAAACTCTGTACGAGAAGATCTGGCGAAGTATATCTCCACCAAATCTTGTTCGAGCTGTAATGGGACGCGTTTAAGAATCGAAGCTCGCAATGTGTTCATCAACGAAACCACACTGCCTGAAATCGTTGAATTGAGTATCGCTGATGCCCTTAATTTCTTTCAAACGCTGGAGCTTGAAGGCCAGCGAGCACAAATTGCCGACAAGGTGATGAAGGAGATCAATGACCGCTTGCACTTTCTTGTAAATGTCGGTTTAAACTACCTCAACCTATCACGCAGTGCAGAAACCTTATCGGGTGGTGAGGCGCAGCGTATTCGCCTAGCAAGCCAAATCGGTGCAGGACTTGTTGGTGTCATGTATGTGCTCGATGAGCCATCGATTGGTCTCCACCAGCGCGACAACGAACGCCTCTTGCAAACACTGACCCACTTGCGCGATCTTGGAAATACGGTACTGGTTGTTGAGCATGATGAAGATGCGATCCGCATGGCTGACCACGTGATTGATATTGGCCCTGGAGCGGGTGTGCATGGTGGCCAAGTCGTCGCGGAAGGTAAAGTGGATGACATACTTGCTAATCCGAACTCGTTAACCGGTCAGTACCTATCGGGTGAGAAAGCGATCATTGTCCCGAAAGAGCGTACGCCTATTGATCGCAAGAAAGTGGTTAAGCTTTCCGGCGCCTCAGGCAACAACCTAAAGGATGTGACCCTTACGCTTCCTGTTGGCCTATTTAGCTGTATTACTGGCGTTTCTGGCTCAGGTAAATCAACGCTCATCAATGATACTTTCTTTAAGATTGCGCATACCCAGCTTAACGGCGCGACAACTCAGGTGCCTTCCCCTTACAAGAACATTGAAGGGTTAGAGCACTTTGACAAGGTCATTGATATCGACCAAAGCCCTATCGGCCGTACCCCAAGATCAAACCCTGCAACTTACACTGGCATTTTCACGCCAATTCGAGAGCTCTTTGCTGGCACTCAAGAGGCCCGCTCTCGCGGCTATAAGCCGGGTCGCTTTAGCTTTAACGTGCGTGGCGGTCGCTGTGAAGCCTGTCAGGGTGATGGGGTAATTAAGGTTGAGATGCACTTCTTACCCGATGTTTATGTTCCTTGTGACGCGTGTAAGGGCAAGCGTTATAACCGCGAAACACTAGAGGTTCGCTACAAGGGTAAAACCATTGATGAAGTGTTAGAGATGACGGTAGAAGATGCTCATGACTTCTTTGAGCCTGTACCTGTCATTGCACGCAAGCTAAAAACACTGGTAGACGTAGGTCTGTCTTATATCCGTTTGGGGCAAGCCGCTACGACTCTCTCGGGTGGTGAGGCGCAACGTGTGAAGCTTGCTCGCGAGCTCTCAAAACGAGACACAGGTAAAACACTGTATATTTTGGATGAACCAACAACGGGTCTGCATTTCCACGATATTCAGCAACTGCTTACCGTCCTTCACCGATTACGTGACCACGGCAATACGGTTGTTGTCATCGAACACAACTTAGACGTGGTTAAAACCGCTGACTGGATCATCGATTTAGGACCTGAAGGCGGGCAAGGTGGTGGTCAAATCATTGCCGAAGGAACTCCAGAAGATGTGAGTGAAGTCGAAGGTTCTCATACTGCTCGGTTCTTGAAACCTATGTTAAAGTAG